In one Drosophila gunungcola strain Sukarami chromosome 2R unlocalized genomic scaffold, Dgunungcola_SK_2 000011F, whole genome shotgun sequence genomic region, the following are encoded:
- the LOC128255578 gene encoding LOW QUALITY PROTEIN: uncharacterized protein LOC128255578 (The sequence of the model RefSeq protein was modified relative to this genomic sequence to represent the inferred CDS: deleted 1 base in 1 codon; substituted 1 base at 1 genomic stop codon) — MDTLFTAIFPRQLVAFLLVLATAFFLVRGEQHPATADEGPLSEVLTAVGSEVALPCDLLPGTMIADKVQLVIWYRQGNVKPIYTFDARGRPLHQAIPWADESVFNKKAHFHYDTNPPALRIKNIQTSDAGLYKCRVDFHKSPTRNWRINVTVLVPPTQLTILDHHGAELRDQSAGPYLEGDSIDLTCLSSGGVPPPRVSWWREHALIDDSFQVLPDGSVRNVLRLKNIQRKDLLTMYTCQATNGHVVPALTKKVILDMNLPPLSLLLQGLNHAVIAGTRTHVTCTAIGARPPPEIIWSKAGQIVRGATASTSSDGNTTISELMLIPVPEDNERQVVCSISLNAGITSQQLQEGHTTVMTSLGNGHTGLYLKDSRVLNVTHAPIVNLNLGAPLDPNNLLKGTDVYLECDVKANPSITRVEWYHSDKQLHSSRGIIISNQTLVLQGISKSSHGQYFCRATNLQGSVSSNEVYLDVKYPPVCKSESTIIRAALKQTINITCEVDANPLDNLNYKWHFNNSLESLIELPQLGGGAPLMLASGSDLSGYYQRSKRKHSHGVQQRLLHGRHGRMAAVRFEDEDEYGEFEEYGEEGQGQPFTQMVYSNMVHKNHVENSKQPQRKQLPQQQQQMPSGGSPSDGHHSFSSSSSSSSSGVLQLAERKRLAALHKQHHRGGVATPPTTTSAPPLNNVYSYHVESYESFGAISCVASSPMGHSPPCWYHIQPADLPEPVKNCTAFNATANSLQIQCIPGFDGGIPQHFHAQIYDELNRQILYNASYKYPEFTVKRLPSDSVFVIRITAVNAQGPSKVAYRLRGRTLSAPLLRTASSTAVLVQLTPLLGALVGVIATLILVAICVVIVIKFRSKRGGRRHGNGADATTTEADKGSAEPLSRNMGSHSSLEDKNPDVVPQEANSEDEFHQEEKAFDRLNMESQRILYTPPTRINTASPPPPSLSPTFGKQYGELSLTTNPAFSLYNTPQRAPAVQRPVYTAPPPLLSTRTPPNIYTRIPGRGGGGGAVTVAAAGAGGYHLPAYETRTSPTSPYGSTTTCTMPLLGGQSNGSLQTNASGLGGVALGGVGACNTLPHPGSLHVGGISAALTSSVTSGNITIGAAQSLLTSPRSQTATYSTTLGVGGVQAPLLMSGGGNYETVSSXELAKEDIKCQIVCIGGSSTCTTTSMGAERTTIV, encoded by the exons GACCCCTTTCAGAGGTTTTAACTGCGGTTGGCTCGGAGGTGGCGCTGCCCTGCGATCTTCTGCCGGGCACAATGATCGCCGATAAGGTGCAACTGGTCATCTGGTACCGCCAGGGAAATGTCAAGCCTATCTACAC TTTTGACGCTCGAGGACGTCCTTTACACCAGGCTATTCCTTGGGCAGATGAAAGTGTCTTCAATAAGAAAGCACACTTTCACTATGATACCAATCCTCCAGCCTTGCGGATCAAGAATATCCAAACTTCAGATGCCGGACTCTACAAGTGCCGAGTGGACTTTCACAAGTCCCCAACCCGCAATTGGCGCATTAATGTGACAGTGCTGG TTCCACCCACTCAGCTGACCATCCTGGACCATCATGGAGCCGAGTTACGCGACCAATCAGCAGGACCTTACTTAGAGGGCGACAGCATCGACTTGACCTGTCTTTCGAGCGGTGGAGTTCCTCCTCCGCGCGTGTCCTGGTGGCGTGAACACGCCCTGATCGACGACTCCTTCCAGGTGCTTCCCGATGGCTCCGTCCGCAACGTCCTGCGTCTGAAGAACATCCAGCGAAAGGATCTCCTAACG ATGTACACTTGCCAGGCGACCAATGGCCATGTGGTTCCGGCGCTGACCAAGAAGGTTATCCTCGACATGAATC TTCCGCCGCTTAGTTTGCTATTACAAGGACTTAATCACGCCGTAATAGCTGGAACCCGCACCCATGTAACTTGCACGGCAATTGGAGCTCGTCCTCCGCCGGAAATTATTTGGTCCAAGGCGGGTCAGATTGTGAGAGGAGCCACGGCATCG ACCTCCTCCGATGGAAATACAACCATATCGGAGCTGATGCTGATACCCGTTCCCGAAGACAATGAACGGCAAGTGGTCTGCTCTATTTCGCTAAACGCGGGGATTACTTCCCAGCAACTGCAAGAGGGTCACACAACAGTGATGACCAGTCTGGGAAATGGACACACTGGT CTGTACCTCAAGGATTCCAGGGTGCTTAATGTAACAC ATGCACCTATTGTCAACCTGAATCTGGGAGCTCCTCTCGACCCGAATAATCTACTCAAGGGTACCGATGTCTACTTGGAGTGCGATGTAAAGGCGAATCCCTCGATTACACGTGTGGAGTGGTATCACAGT GACAAGCAACTGCACTCCTCCCGCGGCATCATCATCTCGAACCAGACCCTCGTCCTGCAGGGCATTTCGAAGTCCTCGCACGGCCAGTACTTTTGCAGGGCCACCAACCTCCAGGGCAGTGTGTCCAGCAACGAGGTCTACTTGGATGTGAAGT ATCCGCCCGTTTGCAAGTCGGAGTCAACGATTATACGTGCCGCACTGAAGCAGACAATCAACATCACCTGCGAGGTGGACGCGAATCCACTCGATAATCTAAATTACAAGTGGCACTTCAACAACTCGCTGGAGAGCCTCATCGAGCTGCCCCAACTGGGAGGCGGTGCTCCGCTGATGCTGGCCTCCGGGTCGGATTTGAGCGGATATTATCAGCGGAGCAAGCGGAAGCACTCGCACGGAGTGCAGCAGAGGCTGCTCCATGGAAGACATGGCCGCATGGCCGCCGTGCGCttcgaggacgaggacgagtaCGGCGAGTTCGAGGAGTACGGCGAGGAGGGACAGGGACAGCCCTTCACCCAGATGGTCTACTCTAACATGGTGCACAAGAACCACGTGGAGAACAGCAAGCAGCCGCAGCGGAAGCAGCtgccccagcagcagcagcaaatgcCATCCGGCGGCTCCCCCAGCGACGGCCACCACAGCttctcctcctcatcctcatcctcctccagCGGAGTCCTCCAGCTGGCGGAGCGCAAGCGCCTGGCCGCCCTGCACAAGCAGCACCACCGAGGAGGCGTGGCCACGCCCCCGACCACCACCTCGGCCCCGCCGCTGAACAACGTGTACAGTTACCATGTGGAGAGCTACGAGAGCTTCGGCGCCATTTCCTGCGTGGCCAGCAGTCCGATGGGCCACAGTCCGCCCTGCTGGTATCACATCCAGCCGGCAG ACCTTCCCGAACCGGTGAAGAACTGCACGGCCTTCAATGCCACGGCCAACTCCCTGCAGATCCAGTGCATCCCTGGCTTCGACGGCGGCATCCCGCAGCACTTTCACGCCCAGATTTACGACGAACTGAACCGCCAGATCCTGTACAATGCCTCGTACAAGTACCCGGAGTTCACGGTGAAGCGGCTGCCCAGCGACTCCGTGTTCGTCATCCGGATAACGGCGGTGAATGCGCAGGGGCCGAGCAAGGTGGCATATCGCCTGCGAGGACGCACACTTTCAGCACCGTTGTTAAGGACAG CCTCGTCGACGGCGGTGCTGGTGCAACTTACGCCCCTGCTGGGCGCCCTGGTGGGCGTGATTGCCACACTCATTCTGGTGGCCATTTGCGTGGTGATCGTTATCAAATTCCGCAGCAAGCGGGGCGGCAGGCGCCACGGGAACGGGGCCGATGCCACCACCACGGAGGCGGACAAGGGCAGCGCGGAGCCCCTGTCCCGCAACATGGGCAGCCACTCCAGCCTCGAGGACAAAAACCCGGATGTGGTGCCCCAGGAGGCCAACAGCGAGGACGAGTTCCATCAGGAGGAGAAGGCCTTCGACCGATTGAATATGGAATCGCAGCGAATTTTGTACACCCCGCCGACGCGGATTAACACCGCCTCCCCGCCACCGCCCTCGCTGTCGCCCACATTTGGCAAACAG TACGGTGAACTCTCGCTAACCACGAACCCTGCCTTCAGCCTGTACAACACGCCCCAGCGAGCACCTGCCGTTCAGCGACCCGTTTACACCGCCCCGCCACCCCTTCTGTCCACAAGGACGCCCCCCAACATCTACACCCGCATTCCGGGTAGGGGGGGTGGTGGGGGCGCAGTAACGGTCGCGGCGGCAGGGGCCGGCGGCTATCACCTGCCGGCGTACGAGACCAGGACCTCGCCCACCTCCCcgtacggatccaccaccacctGCACGATGCCCCTGCTGGGCGGCCAGTCCAACGGATCGCTGCAGACCAACGCCAGCGGGCTGGGGGGCGTGGCCCTGGGGGGCGTAGGGGCGTGCAACACCCTGCCCCATCCGGGCAGCCTGCACGTGGGCGGCATTTCGGCGGCCCTGACCAGCTCGGTGACCAGCGGCAACATCACCATCGGCGCGGCCCAGTCGCTGCTGACCTCGCCGCGCTCCCAGACGGCCACCTACAGCACCACCCTGGGGGTTGGCGGGGTACAGGCCCCACTCCTGATGAGCGGCGGCGGGAACTACGAGACGGTGAGCTCCTGAGAGTTAGCCAAAGAGGACATCAAGTGTCAGATCGTGTGCATTGGCGGGAGCAGTACGTGCACCACCACATCTATGGGCGCCGAGCGCACCACCATCGTCTAA
- the LOC128255591 gene encoding uncharacterized protein LOC128255591: protein MAETDSQKHGGEEVFPDLFFSLLSRHVHRYPDDGTHIMWVLPRLMILFASGNMDLVTHVITNDMVHPIGSGLVASVFVEESIRDEMIKKIRANLKPMDGRIQRHPNYLQSVKLIDRMNCSTIHIEEFEESDTKKRYGHRMKGSPIIVLDFPQYYFGNKPSAVITLSTFRSLNEVVKLYKREGLNFDSVSVWTSKLAQCFDLVTRIPQAAQWTFNCINESIKVPALPIPPTSGVSVTAHVHFEVHVIGDKVKTIAFPTKQFEASN, encoded by the coding sequence ATGGCCGAGACGGATTCACAAAAACACGGTGGAGAGGAAGTATTCCCAGACTTATTCTTCTCTTTACTATCCCGACATGTGCACAGATATCCCGATGATGGAACGCATATAATGTGGGTGCTCCCTCGACTCATGATTCTATTCGCCAGTGGAAATATGGACTTGGTCACACACGTCATTACCAATGATATGGTGCACCCAATTGGAAGCGGACTGGTGGCAAGCGTTTTCGTTGAGGAATCAATAAGAGACGAAATGATAAAGAAAATTCGTGCCAACTTAAAACCGATGGATGGGCGCATTCAGCGCCATCCAAACTACCTACAATCGGTTAAGCTTATTGACCGCATGAACTGCTCAACAATTCACATCGAGGAATTCGAGGAATCGGACACGAAAAAGCGTTATGGTCACAGAATGAAAGGATCCCCAATAATAGTTTTGGATTTCCCGCAATACTACTTTGGTAATAAGCCATCGGCTGTGATAACTTTGAGTACTTTTCGAAGCCTCAATGAAGTGGTAAAACTGTACAAGCGAGAAGGCTTAAACTTCGATTCAGTTTCGGTGTGGACATCCAAGTTAGCACAGTGCTTCGATTTGGTAACCAGAATTCCCCAAGCTGCGCAATGGACTTTTAACTGCATCAATGAATCCATTAAGGTCCCAGCATTGCCTATTCCACCCACTTCTGGAGTTTCAGTCACAGCACACGTTCACTTTGAGGTGCACGTGATTGGTGACAAAGTTAAAACCATAGCGTTTCCAACCAAGCAATTTGAAGCTAGTAACTAA